Within the Vibrio tasmaniensis genome, the region CACGCGCCAGATTGGGCTGTTGGATTTTGGTGCAACCCGCGAATACAGCGACCGCTTCAGCGAGGGTTATCGCTTAGCCTTTTCTTCAGTGATTAATAACAATGAGCAAGGGCTCAACAAAGCATTAGAGCAGATTGGTTTTTTTAGCGAGACGATCCTCCCCGATCAGCGCCAAGCCATTCTTAACTTGGTGAGTATGGCGTGTGAACCTATGATGGTTGACGAAGAGTACGATTTTAAAGCCAGCGGACTCGCTCAAAGGTTACGCGAAGCCGGAACCATACTCAGCATGGAACAAGAGTATTGGCACACGCCACCAGCTGATGCCCTGTTCCTCCATCGTAAAATCGGTGGCATGTACCTGTTAGCTGCTCGCCTTGGTGCCAAGGTGAATATAAGTCGTTTGGTCGCTCAATATATCATTAGCGATGACACTTGATTAGTTCATAAATAGTAACGATTAGTGATTAGCAGAGTGATCATTTTGTGCTGCGCAAGAGTACTAACAGTTACGCCAATTAAAATGAGCCAAACCTATGAAACCTTCACTGCTTTGCTCCACCGCCCTGATTACAAACCTAACGAGCTCTATCGCTTTTGCAGCCAGTTGCCCTGAGATACTCAACGGCAAACAACGTTTGTTGAATTCGAACGAAGAGATAGAACTGTGTGAAGAGTTTCAAGGTAAAACCCTTTTGGTCGTGAACACAGCCAGCCAATGTGGCTTCACACCACAATTTAAACAGCTAGAGCAATTGCATCAGACCTATAAAGACCAAGGATTCACGGTTGTCGGCTTTCCAAGCAACGATTTTCGCCAAGACAAAGGGAGCGAAGAGAAATCGGCTAAAGTCTGTTATCTCGACTACGGTGTTACCTTCCCTATGATGGCGCGAGCTTCGCTGTCTGGCAGTAGCGCTAACCCTTTGTTTGCAGAGATACAACAGCAAGCTGGCGTGACACCCAAGTGGAACTTCTACAAATTCCTGATCAGCAAAGAAGGTAAAGTGGTGGCAACCTTCCCTAGCTCGACATCACCGGTGAGTGCGACACTCAAAAATGCAATTGAGCAGCAGCTATGAGGGCAGATTACATGGCAACAACTCAAACCCGTAATACCATGGCCAAGCTGGGTTACATGGGGCTAGTCCCGTTTCTATTTGGCCTACTGCTGTCTCTGACCGACAGCCAATTCTTAGGCCTGAGTGGCGAGACACTCTTCATCACCTACAGTGTGGTTATCTTGAGTTTTTTGTCGGGCATATTGTGGGGCAATGGGATAGAGAACTTCGAAAACCAATCCAGCAACAAGGCTCTGATTCTAAGCAACGCGATTGTGTTAGCCGCATGGCTAGCAGTGTTACTTGGGGAACAAAAAGAGTTAATCACTACCTTAATTCTTATCATCGGCTATATTGCGGTTTGGCGAGCGGAAAGGTCGATGAGAGAAGAAAACCAAAGCGAAGGCCCAGATGGCTACTTTGACATGAGAACTCGACTCACTTCTAGCGTGGTGTTAATGCACGGTATCGTGATGCTGACTTAGGCGTGCGTACGCCCATATTTAAACCGGCTTCAAGAAGTGGGAGCTAGATATTCACTCTCTTCTTTAATGGCACCAAACCCAGCGACAAATACAACTCACAAACCACTCAATTTCTACTGACGGCTCACCAATAAATTCGCACCAGACAAGGCAAGAAACACAGAACATGCTTTATTGAAGCGTTTGGCCATTTGGGGTTTTGAAAACCAATGTCGTAGATACAAACCAAAGGCCGCATAGATAGAGATTGCGAGCATTTCTAATACAAGAAACGTACTTCCCAAAACAAAGAATTGAGTATTTACGTTCGCTGAAACATCGACAAATTGAGGAAGGAATGCAGTGAAAATAAGTATCGCTTTTGGATTGCCTGCAGCGAGTACAAATTCTTGTTTAACAAGACCAAACCAATTCCTATTTAGCTCGATATCCTCGACGGGGTTAGCTTGGGAACGCCATAGGTTGAACGCAATCCACAACAAATACATCGCGCCAAATAGCTTGATAAGGAAAAACAAAGTCTCAGAGGTATAAAGCACGACAGCCAAGCCGGATGCAGCCAAAGCAATCATGCCAGAAAAAGCGAGGATTCTTCCTAACCCAGCGACAAAGGCGACCTGAAATCCGTAACAACGGGCGTTATTCATTGATAACAAATTGTTTGGGCCCGGTGTCATGTTGAGCGCGAAACAAGCCGGGATGAATAGCATTAACTTCCAGATTTCCATTTTCGTCCTTGTTAAAAACTTCGTAAATACTTAATCAATAAACGAATGCAGAAAACTCTATATTTAACCGCCTTACATGCCGTAATTGAAATTAGTCATTACTCTACAACATGATGCTCATCGTCTGGTTCAGACAAGTTATCAGCAGCGCCAATTTCACCCACGATATATATCGCACTCGCCAGCGTTTCTATTGTTTTATTCGGCTCTCGATCTGGTACTTCGCCCACTTTAGGAACGGGCTTCGATTGGGAAACTGAATTACAAACAACACTTTCACAAACGATGTTGTCTTGTTCCGGCCGAGAAACCTCAGGCGGCTTGAAATCCGGTGAATTGAAGTCGGGAGTATCAACACCCTCGGTTGAAAAATGAGAATCGCTGTATGAGGCAGCAGAAAACAAAGAGAGAAGCAGCATCCACTTATTCATATATTTTTCCATAATTAGCATTCACTGAATCTATAAATACTAACTAATCAAAAAGATTATGAACAGTGTTTTTAATCAACTTTAAAGCTATTTATCGAAGTATTTTCAGAAGTGCTGTTGATATAGCTCACCAAGGGCGAAGTGAAACTGTCACTTTTATAGCGTTTTACACTTTTATAGCGTTTACACTTTTGAGTATGCCTATTTCAACTAACATGTGATTGCTTACTACTTTGGAACTTCGCAAGTATTGTTGGAGGTACAGGGATTACGGCGTACTTAACAAAGGCTAATAGAGTCACAATTCCGATAACACTTCCTAAAATGAAGTCATGAACATTAACCAATAGTGCCCCCATTAACCTATCGCTCACAATCGCAATAACGCCAATGACAACAGCGGTTATCCATTGAGAGTGTGCGTAAGGAAGATGTACCATTGTTTGACTAACAAAATACAACAGACCCAAGCGCAAGATATAGGTCGCACCCAACACCATAACCACTCCCCACAATCCGTAGATTGGAGTAGCAATAACATACCCAATCACCGCCAATAGAGCGCAACCACTTTGTACCCACATTTGTGCTTGACTGGAATCGCCACTAAAACAACCAAGATTCAAATAATCTCCTGCGTTCTTAATAACTCCGATGGCGAGCAACGCGACGACTATTGTACCTGCATATTGGTAACTAGCGGGCAAAATTAACGAGATGAAACCGGGCACCGTCAGGATCATTAACGTTCCCAGAATAATTGCTAAGTTCACCCCCAACAAAGCTCTATTGGCACACGTTTTCTTTCCGTCCGGCTGCTGCAAGATAGCGATTCGATTTGGAAACCACCACAACGCGTATGGCTGAAGTAACAGGCCAAGAATGAGCGCAAACTTACCACTGACCGCGTAAATCGCCAGTTCTTCAACGCCAACAAAGCTCGCCATTACCCAGCGGTCTAACCCTGTAATCATATACATCGAAGCACCACCGACTAACGTGGGCAATCCAAACTTTAGGATCTTAGCGGAGTATTTTAGACTGCCAAATGTACCCATCTCTTGCCATTGATAACGAAGCAAACACAGCATCAGCAACACACTAGAAACAGCGGAAGAGATCAGAACACCATCAATGCCATAACCCGCGTCAAGCAACACAAAGGTCATTGCAGCTTGCACCGTTGCCTTCAATACATTGAGCATGCAAAAGCGTTTAGCTAACGCATTCATTCGCATCAATGTTAACGGGATAGAAATCGCACCATCTAACATGGTAGGTATCAGAAGAAGTAATATTTGATAGGGCTGAAACTCGACGGGCAGCATCAATAACAACAACGGCATACTAAGAGCAATTAAAGCACCGCCTAACACACAGACCAAGACACTCAACGTGAAACAGTTCGAGACAAGCTTTCTCTTTTCTTCACCCTCAGCGACACCCACATAACGGTACATTGCCTCAACAATACCGAAACTAAATAGAATTGTCCCGATGTCAGCCAACAAGACGATGGCTTCTAAAGAACCGTATTCTGCCAACGTCATTTTGTGCGTGATATAGGGAATCATCACCAAAGAGATCCCTTTCATCATAACAATGCCAATGGCGTAATAAGCCGACTGTTTCAATGAGTCCATAAAGTCACCAATCCTTTACCATGCCGGCGTTAGGAAACTCTTACAGTCTCCTATTAGGTGTCGTAACGTTCGCTTATGCGGAGCCATAACCAAAGATCGAAAACTGTAAGCAACGGCCTGTCTATTTTGCTGTAACCCTCGATAATAGTCTGCGTAGCCTTCTAGTATTCTCGCTTTTGCTATTTTAAAACTCGACGCTGGCAGGTTCCATCGTTGACTGTCATTTTGGTAACGTTGAAGAATGGATTCTATGGATTGCAAATTTGTCAGTTTAAGACTTTCAGTTTGGGTAACAGAACTCGCTCTCATCAAGTAGCCAACCTGCACAGAATTCAACACACCAATCTGATGGTTTTCACTCATTCGAAGCCACAGTTCCCAATCTTCTGCATATTTGATATCAGGATTAAAACTGTCTATTTTGGAAAATACATCCGCTTTCACCATCACCGTTGATGTTCCAATAACATTATTTTCAATGATGAACTCTAATGGGTTTTCTATATTGATAAACGCTTCATCTTGGTCTTGAAACTGCGACCAATAACTAAAGCAATCGACTATCACTTGGTAATCTTCAGTAAGATGCTCGTAGTTGGTAAAGCTCATTGCGAGATCTGGGTATCTTTGGTGAAATTCGAGCTGGCGTTCGATTTTTTCGGGGAACCAGAAGTCATCCGCATCTAAAAAAGCAATATATTCACCTGTTGCTTTCTCTATTCCAAGGTTTCTCGCTTGAGGCGCACCCACACCCAGAGTTGATAATTTAATGATGCGCTCATCATGTATCGATGCGAGATAAATCGACGTCCCATCATTACTGTTATCGTCAATAATGATTAATTCAATATCTTGATGGGTCTGCTTAAGTACACTGCCAATCGCCTTAGGTAAGTAATCCAAACAGTTGTAAGTAGGAATAATGACGCTGACTTTAGCCATAACATTTATCTCGCAAATTAAAAATCATAGAGGTACTTAGGCAGTTTCTGTGCCAACAGCCAAGCCCTATAAAATACAGGCATCTACATTCATATTCTCAAAATGACAGAGACTCATCACTCACAAAGAAAATTGATATTCCAATTTGACTGCCATTTTGAGAAAGCGAGAGAAACCCAAAAAACAATATCGATGCTATTGAGCGTGAGCGCCCATTCTATATAGGTTTTTTGCTTTGGTTCATATTTTGCAGTGATGGATGTAATTGGTTGGCGAGAGGAGAAGAAAATGAAAAAAGTAGCATTTGTGGCACCCACCTATCCGGTACTCAGTGAAACCTTTATCCAGACAGAGGTCGATTCCGTTAAAGCTTGTGGGCATGAAGTATGTGTCATGGCTTTCGAGGTGGAAGAGAGCGATAAAACCTTTGACTATGACATCATTAAAATTGGCAAGGATGTTCGGGCGGGTAAGATAACCAGTATCAACTGGCTAGGCTTTGTTAAGGCACTTTCGTTTGTTTCCAAGCAAAGCAGCATGCCGAAGAAATCACTGTTTGCCTATGGATTCAAACTGGCTCTGCAACTCGCCGAAAAAGACGTGAATCATGTTCATGCTCATTTTTGCCAACACACAGCGGCTCACGCTATCGTTGCTGCAAAGCTTTTAAACATTACCTGTTCGTTCGTCGCGCACGGTCACGATGTCTATGAATTCGCTTATGATATTGAACACAAGATATCTTCAAGCGACTTTGTTGTCGCTGTATGTGGGGACATGTTGCGAGACTTCAACGCCCTCGCAAAAGGCAACGTGAAACTGCTCCATTGCGGAGTG harbors:
- a CDS encoding DUF3429 domain-containing protein, producing the protein MRADYMATTQTRNTMAKLGYMGLVPFLFGLLLSLTDSQFLGLSGETLFITYSVVILSFLSGILWGNGIENFENQSSNKALILSNAIVLAAWLAVLLGEQKELITTLILIIGYIAVWRAERSMREENQSEGPDGYFDMRTRLTSSVVLMHGIVMLT
- a CDS encoding lipopolysaccharide biosynthesis protein → MDSLKQSAYYAIGIVMMKGISLVMIPYITHKMTLAEYGSLEAIVLLADIGTILFSFGIVEAMYRYVGVAEGEEKRKLVSNCFTLSVLVCVLGGALIALSMPLLLLMLPVEFQPYQILLLLIPTMLDGAISIPLTLMRMNALAKRFCMLNVLKATVQAAMTFVLLDAGYGIDGVLISSAVSSVLLMLCLLRYQWQEMGTFGSLKYSAKILKFGLPTLVGGASMYMITGLDRWVMASFVGVEELAIYAVSGKFALILGLLLQPYALWWFPNRIAILQQPDGKKTCANRALLGVNLAIILGTLMILTVPGFISLILPASYQYAGTIVVALLAIGVIKNAGDYLNLGCFSGDSSQAQMWVQSGCALLAVIGYVIATPIYGLWGVVMVLGATYILRLGLLYFVSQTMVHLPYAHSQWITAVVIGVIAIVSDRLMGALLVNVHDFILGSVIGIVTLLAFVKYAVIPVPPTILAKFQSSKQSHVS
- a CDS encoding glutathione peroxidase codes for the protein MKPSLLCSTALITNLTSSIAFAASCPEILNGKQRLLNSNEEIELCEEFQGKTLLVVNTASQCGFTPQFKQLEQLHQTYKDQGFTVVGFPSNDFRQDKGSEEKSAKVCYLDYGVTFPMMARASLSGSSANPLFAEIQQQAGVTPKWNFYKFLISKEGKVVATFPSSTSPVSATLKNAIEQQL
- a CDS encoding LysE family translocator codes for the protein MEIWKLMLFIPACFALNMTPGPNNLLSMNNARCYGFQVAFVAGLGRILAFSGMIALAASGLAVVLYTSETLFFLIKLFGAMYLLWIAFNLWRSQANPVEDIELNRNWFGLVKQEFVLAAGNPKAILIFTAFLPQFVDVSANVNTQFFVLGSTFLVLEMLAISIYAAFGLYLRHWFSKPQMAKRFNKACSVFLALSGANLLVSRQ
- a CDS encoding glycosyltransferase family 2 protein translates to MAKVSVIIPTYNCLDYLPKAIGSVLKQTHQDIELIIIDDNSNDGTSIYLASIHDERIIKLSTLGVGAPQARNLGIEKATGEYIAFLDADDFWFPEKIERQLEFHQRYPDLAMSFTNYEHLTEDYQVIVDCFSYWSQFQDQDEAFINIENPLEFIIENNVIGTSTVMVKADVFSKIDSFNPDIKYAEDWELWLRMSENHQIGVLNSVQVGYLMRASSVTQTESLKLTNLQSIESILQRYQNDSQRWNLPASSFKIAKARILEGYADYYRGLQQNRQAVAYSFRSLVMAPHKRTLRHLIGDCKSFLTPAW